Proteins encoded within one genomic window of Bacillus thuringiensis:
- a CDS encoding CidA/LrgA family holin-like protein, with amino-acid sequence MKYVTLLLQVGVLYIFSLVGLWIQEVFQLSMPGSLIGMLILFLLLSTRILPLRWFELGAEKLIVFLPLFLIPSTTGLMEYGSFLFSKGSIIFMLVVASTVVTLIISGYISQLLVTSKK; translated from the coding sequence ATGAAGTACGTGACACTTTTACTTCAAGTAGGCGTGCTGTATATATTTAGCTTAGTTGGTCTATGGATTCAGGAAGTATTTCAACTATCGATGCCAGGAAGTTTAATAGGGATGTTAATATTGTTCTTGCTCCTTTCTACTCGGATTTTGCCATTAAGATGGTTTGAGTTAGGTGCGGAGAAATTGATTGTATTTTTACCGTTATTTCTCATTCCTTCGACAACAGGTCTGATGGAATACGGGTCTTTTCTTTTCAGTAAGGGGAGTATTATATTCATGTTAGTAGTTGCAAGTACGGTAGTAACTTTGATTATTTCAGGGTATATAAGTCAATTATTAGTAACATCAAAAAAATAA
- a CDS encoding PLP-dependent aminotransferase family protein, producing the protein MEWKPNRADKTPVYKQIADYIERGISSGEFPSDSKLPSERMLAKELQVNRSTIVAAYEELKSLGVVERQKGSGTRVNTDIWGVSHKRIPNWGRYVEDGSFLPNVPLVQQIRTETQKDDLINLASGELSPELIPSDRFRTILSEKTFMENLGYDHPLGNEMLRKTIAAHVQQYKQIEADSSSILITSGAQQALNLIVQCLLKPGDAIAIEDPSYCFSLPMFKSAGLKIFHLPVDQHGMDPDDLIELHKKHRIRMVFLNPDYQNPTGTVLSLARRKKILELSSEFGIPIVEDDPYSLTSFNGEVNPTLKSMDQNGNVLYISSLSKVVASGLRIGWVIGPTRVIERLADAKQQVDFGHSVFTQWVANQFLESEDFHTHITMLRGQLKQRRDVLIAKLDEILGDRVECFVPEGGIHVWCKVKGTFDEYHLLGESIRNGVAFVPGSVLGSKNEYIRFTFGRANIEQIQFGIARFADTLNEIS; encoded by the coding sequence GTGGAATGGAAACCAAATCGTGCAGATAAAACGCCTGTATATAAACAAATAGCGGATTATATTGAAAGGGGTATTTCTTCAGGTGAGTTTCCTTCTGATAGCAAGTTACCTTCTGAGCGGATGTTAGCAAAAGAGTTACAGGTGAACCGGAGTACAATAGTAGCTGCATATGAAGAATTAAAATCACTTGGAGTAGTAGAACGGCAAAAAGGAAGCGGAACAAGGGTGAATACAGACATATGGGGTGTTTCACATAAACGAATACCGAACTGGGGTAGGTACGTTGAGGATGGATCGTTCTTACCTAATGTACCACTCGTTCAACAAATTAGAACAGAAACACAAAAAGATGACTTAATTAATTTAGCGAGTGGTGAATTGTCACCAGAATTAATTCCGAGTGATAGATTCCGAACGATTTTGTCGGAGAAAACATTTATGGAAAACCTCGGTTATGACCATCCACTTGGAAATGAAATGTTGAGAAAAACAATTGCAGCACATGTTCAGCAATATAAACAAATTGAAGCGGATTCAAGTTCGATCCTTATTACATCAGGAGCACAGCAGGCACTTAATCTTATCGTTCAATGCTTATTAAAGCCTGGAGATGCGATTGCAATTGAGGATCCCTCCTATTGTTTCTCACTTCCCATGTTTAAATCTGCAGGGTTAAAAATATTCCATTTACCTGTTGATCAGCATGGAATGGATCCAGATGACTTAATTGAGTTGCATAAAAAGCATCGTATTCGTATGGTATTTTTAAATCCAGATTATCAAAATCCAACTGGAACTGTGCTTTCATTAGCGAGACGTAAAAAGATTTTAGAACTGTCTTCTGAATTTGGGATACCAATTGTAGAAGATGATCCGTATAGTTTAACTTCATTTAATGGAGAAGTGAATCCAACATTAAAATCAATGGATCAAAACGGGAATGTTCTTTATATAAGTTCATTATCAAAAGTTGTTGCATCAGGATTACGTATTGGATGGGTAATTGGTCCTACGCGTGTAATAGAGCGTTTAGCAGATGCAAAGCAACAAGTTGATTTTGGTCATAGTGTATTTACGCAGTGGGTAGCGAATCAATTTTTAGAATCAGAGGATTTTCATACGCACATTACGATGCTGCGTGGACAATTGAAGCAAAGAAGAGATGTATTAATTGCAAAGCTTGACGAAATATTGGGAGACCGAGTTGAATGTTTCGTTCCAGAGGGTGGAATACATGTATGGTGCAAGGTGAAGGGAACGTTTGATGAATACCACTTGTTAGGTGAATCTATACGAAATGGTGTTGCATTTGTTCCGGGAAGTGTTTTAGGCTCTAAAAATGAATATATCCGATTTACGTTTGGGAGAGCGAATATAGAACAAATTCAATTTGGAATTGCACGGTTTGCTGATACGTTAAATGAGATTTCATAA
- a CDS encoding LrgB family protein: MVFIIITVVMYVLATKLYKKFTFPFMLPVLTVTAIMICLFLIFDISHHEYRENGGDILSSLLSPAIVALAIPLFKERRILMKNFFSILIGVAVGIVALTSMNVVIGEMLNIDKELILTTLPQLATMPIAISLADQIGGIPSMTSSFVVVAGITGAIIGPTVLKFFRITSTIGKGVGMGCASHIIGVSRLVKEGEKEATIGSVTMIVTGILISIVIPYGTKFIF, translated from the coding sequence ATGGTCTTCATTATTATTACTGTAGTAATGTATGTATTGGCGACAAAGTTATATAAAAAATTTACGTTTCCATTTATGTTACCGGTGTTAACAGTTACGGCAATTATGATTTGTTTATTTCTGATTTTTGATATTTCTCATCATGAGTATAGGGAAAATGGTGGAGATATTCTTTCTAGTTTATTGAGTCCTGCAATTGTAGCATTAGCGATACCTTTATTTAAAGAGCGAAGAATACTAATGAAAAACTTTTTTTCGATACTTATCGGTGTAGCGGTAGGCATAGTGGCTTTAACGAGTATGAATGTAGTGATTGGTGAGATGTTAAATATAGATAAGGAACTCATATTAACAACACTCCCACAATTAGCGACGATGCCTATTGCTATTTCATTAGCGGATCAAATTGGTGGTATTCCATCTATGACTTCTAGTTTTGTAGTTGTTGCAGGAATCACAGGTGCTATTATCGGACCAACAGTACTTAAGTTTTTCCGTATAACGAGCACGATTGGAAAAGGAGTGGGAATGGGTTGCGCCTCACATATTATCGGTGTGAGCCGTCTCGTGAAGGAAGGCGAGAAAGAAGCGACGATCGGTTCGGTGACGATGATTGTAACCGGAATACTTATTAGTATAGTCATACCGTATGGAACGAAATTTATATTTTAA
- a CDS encoding putative bifunctional diguanylate cyclase/phosphodiesterase: protein MKLNKNLQLCILIGTLICYSIYFMFFYLFPTHFSNSDVRFASLIVEAITFVSLIYSIYSKKVSSNPFWICITIAIGSFLLGKIVYTYQDSFFEIPIHRFTISDVFYMFFLLFCLIAFCYKILKECDKWEKAFFICDICIILTSIFTLEWYLFNQPNLNIFSLSLGDVFLSFLYPIADLLFLLLGVSLFFRPTIFNSKRKIYIFIFVLISSATFNYIYFYLNNHLSTETITLLRLLYRIPILLIAIAGSISEDHNSHKNYFIVNPIIGKKTLVVFPYLAVAILIGFTLKEQTSSSTLITGNCITFIFVLIRHSIIRMQNDSLTKRLQVFNAQLEEKVTLRTSDLVHKSEALSQKQQKFKSLYEYHPDPIFTIDLNGVFLNVNKAGSILLGAPTDELLGETCFSIILDEDKHKLASALEKVKQQESASLQLRSQYKDGFTYFLYVTIVPIMIDGQISGSYIMVKDITALKKQQEEIKYLAFHDTVTKIGNRAFFHKKLKKVIKSAEKTESEFALLYLDLDRFKAINDTLGHSAGDYILEEVAKRFQSCLPSHTHLSRIGGDEFTILIENYTDEDALFELCNQLFKSIEKPFVIYEHTLTLSLSIGIAIYPHSGIDTATLLKNANVAMYDAKTKELNAVSIYDDVIAKKIERRLRLEKDLSNAIQNEELFLLYQPQVDSESNKIIGAEALIRWNHPELGVISPYEFIPIAEETLQIIPIGKWTLEQACAQMKRWHVLGYSHLKIGVNLSAKEFEQEDFVKSISSTLANTGLPASSLDLELTERIAMMDERETLIKLRTLKSLGIHISIDDFGTGYSSLAYLPLYPIDTLKIPREFITMSETCDDGMEIIKTIITLANTLGMSVIAEGVETKEHVNFLQKNKCQFIQGYYYSKPIHTNAFTELLEIGIHP, encoded by the coding sequence TTGAAATTAAATAAAAATTTACAACTATGTATATTAATTGGAACATTAATATGTTATTCAATCTATTTTATGTTTTTCTATCTGTTCCCCACTCATTTTTCAAATTCAGATGTACGCTTCGCTTCACTTATTGTTGAAGCTATTACATTTGTGTCACTCATTTACTCTATATATTCTAAAAAAGTCAGTTCAAATCCGTTTTGGATATGTATCACAATAGCAATTGGTAGTTTTTTATTAGGGAAAATAGTATATACATATCAAGATAGCTTCTTCGAAATTCCAATACATCGGTTTACTATTTCTGATGTATTTTACATGTTTTTTCTACTCTTCTGTCTTATCGCTTTCTGCTATAAAATCTTAAAAGAATGCGATAAATGGGAAAAAGCGTTCTTTATTTGTGATATATGCATAATACTTACTTCCATATTCACATTGGAGTGGTATTTATTTAATCAACCAAATTTAAATATATTCTCTCTTTCACTAGGAGATGTTTTCCTTTCATTTCTATATCCAATTGCAGATTTATTATTTCTTCTACTAGGTGTAAGTCTCTTTTTCCGTCCAACAATTTTTAATTCCAAACGGAAAATTTACATCTTTATTTTTGTATTAATAAGTTCTGCAACTTTTAACTATATTTATTTTTACCTAAATAACCATTTATCAACAGAAACAATAACATTATTACGTCTTTTATATAGAATACCTATATTACTTATTGCAATAGCTGGATCTATTTCAGAAGATCATAATAGCCATAAAAATTATTTCATTGTTAACCCTATAATAGGAAAAAAGACTCTAGTTGTATTTCCCTATCTTGCCGTTGCAATACTAATCGGATTTACGTTAAAAGAACAAACATCGTCTTCAACTCTCATTACGGGAAATTGTATTACTTTTATTTTCGTACTCATTCGTCATTCTATTATACGTATGCAAAATGATTCCCTAACCAAACGTTTACAGGTATTTAATGCCCAATTAGAAGAAAAAGTTACTTTACGGACTTCAGATTTAGTTCATAAATCTGAGGCTCTATCTCAAAAGCAACAAAAATTCAAATCATTATATGAATATCACCCTGATCCTATTTTTACAATTGATTTAAATGGCGTATTCTTAAATGTAAATAAAGCTGGAAGTATACTACTTGGAGCACCAACAGACGAGTTACTTGGTGAAACTTGTTTTTCGATTATTTTAGATGAAGATAAACATAAACTAGCATCAGCATTAGAAAAAGTGAAACAACAAGAATCGGCATCCTTACAACTACGTTCTCAATATAAAGATGGCTTTACTTATTTTTTATACGTTACCATCGTTCCTATTATGATAGACGGTCAAATTTCAGGAAGCTACATTATGGTGAAAGATATTACTGCACTAAAAAAACAGCAAGAAGAAATAAAATATTTAGCATTCCATGATACTGTAACGAAAATTGGGAACCGTGCCTTTTTCCATAAGAAATTAAAAAAGGTTATAAAAAGTGCTGAAAAAACAGAAAGCGAATTTGCATTATTATATTTAGACTTAGATCGCTTTAAAGCAATCAACGATACACTTGGACATTCGGCAGGAGATTACATATTAGAAGAAGTTGCAAAGCGATTCCAATCATGTCTTCCATCACATACTCATCTGTCAAGAATCGGTGGTGATGAGTTTACAATCTTAATTGAAAATTATACTGACGAAGATGCCTTATTCGAATTATGTAACCAATTATTTAAAAGCATAGAAAAGCCGTTTGTCATATATGAGCATACATTAACTTTATCACTGAGTATCGGTATCGCTATTTATCCACACTCCGGAATCGATACCGCTACACTTTTGAAAAACGCTAATGTTGCAATGTATGATGCAAAGACAAAAGAGCTTAACGCTGTCTCTATTTATGACGATGTAATCGCTAAAAAAATTGAAAGACGATTACGATTAGAAAAAGATTTATCAAATGCAATACAAAATGAAGAATTGTTCCTTTTGTATCAACCTCAAGTTGATAGTGAATCTAATAAAATTATCGGTGCAGAAGCTCTAATCAGGTGGAATCATCCTGAATTAGGCGTTATTTCTCCATACGAGTTTATTCCGATTGCAGAAGAAACACTACAAATTATTCCAATAGGAAAATGGACATTAGAGCAGGCTTGTGCGCAAATGAAACGTTGGCACGTACTCGGATATTCACATTTAAAAATAGGTGTAAATTTATCTGCTAAAGAATTTGAACAAGAGGATTTTGTAAAGTCTATTTCTTCTACTTTAGCAAATACAGGTTTACCAGCAAGTTCTCTCGATCTTGAGTTAACAGAGCGAATTGCAATGATGGATGAGCGAGAAACATTGATAAAATTGCGTACACTAAAAAGTTTAGGGATTCACATTTCAATCGACGACTTTGGTACAGGCTATTCTTCACTAGCTTACTTACCTTTATATCCAATCGATACGTTAAAAATCCCAAGAGAATTTATTACAATGTCTGAAACATGTGACGATGGAATGGAAATTATTAAAACGATCATCACATTAGCAAATACATTAGGAATGTCTGTCATTGCTGAAGGTGTAGAAACGAAAGAGCACGTAAATTTCCTTCAAAAAAATAAATGTCAGTTTATTCAAGGTTATTATTATAGTAAACCTATCCATACTAATGCATTTACTGAGCTATTAGAAATCGGGATTCACCCATAG
- a CDS encoding alpha/beta fold hydrolase, whose protein sequence is MLFRIEDAEIYYEIVGEGKPVIIIHGCAPDHRLMMECMESLFQKYEGYKRIYIDLPGMGKSNAPDWINSSDRVVEVLITFIEEIISTEEFLLVGESYGGYLARGILTKLFERVNGLLLVCPVVVAEPEKRILPDKQVILQDKEFLNKLTSTEREAFCELAVIANEYTYKRFQEEIKPGLDIANYEFIERLQKNYSLTMDFYRKKYEKPVLLLAGRQDISVGYQDIIEIIEDYPRATLAVLDMAGHNLQIEQPELFESLVGEWIRRTNQHIL, encoded by the coding sequence ATGTTATTTCGAATTGAGGATGCAGAAATATACTATGAAATTGTTGGAGAAGGAAAACCAGTCATTATCATACATGGCTGTGCTCCTGACCATAGGTTAATGATGGAATGTATGGAATCATTATTTCAGAAGTATGAAGGTTATAAGCGAATATATATTGATTTACCTGGAATGGGAAAATCTAATGCTCCAGATTGGATAAATAGTTCAGATCGTGTAGTAGAAGTGCTTATCACATTTATTGAAGAAATCATTTCTACTGAAGAATTTTTATTGGTAGGAGAGTCATATGGAGGCTATTTAGCCAGAGGAATACTCACAAAGTTGTTTGAAAGAGTTAATGGATTATTATTAGTATGTCCTGTTGTTGTAGCGGAGCCAGAAAAAAGGATCCTTCCAGATAAACAAGTAATTTTACAAGATAAGGAATTTTTAAATAAGCTCACTTCTACGGAAAGAGAAGCATTTTGTGAGTTAGCAGTGATAGCAAATGAATATACATATAAGCGATTTCAAGAGGAAATTAAGCCAGGACTAGATATTGCTAATTATGAATTTATTGAAAGATTGCAAAAGAATTACTCTCTTACTATGGATTTTTACCGTAAGAAATATGAGAAACCTGTTCTTTTATTAGCTGGAAGACAAGATATATCGGTAGGTTATCAAGATATTATAGAAATTATTGAGGATTACCCAAGAGCGACATTAGCGGTGTTAGATATGGCAGGGCATAATTTGCAAATTGAGCAGCCTGAATTATTTGAGAGTTTAGTAGGAGAATGGATTAGACGAACAAATCAGCACATTTTATAA
- a CDS encoding alpha/beta fold hydrolase, translating into MYFEYKNRKVFYNIEGSGPVILFLHGLGGNANNWLYQRQYFKKKWTVISLDLPGHGKSEGLEIPFKDYLNVLYELCNYLKFKKIVICGLSKGARVGIDFATQYPDFVSSLIVVNAFPYLEPEDRKKRLEVYDLLSLHDNGKTWADTLLKAMGVASNEVIVRGFYQSLQSIHPGHIQMLFAKLVDYDQRPFLSNISCPVLIIRGRYDDFVPEKYVREFEKYIKNTTFIEFKNSGHLPYLEQPISFNVTVETFLNHALN; encoded by the coding sequence GTTTTTTACAATATAGAAGGATCGGGTCCTGTCATATTGTTTTTACACGGCCTTGGAGGAAACGCAAATAATTGGTTATATCAAAGGCAATATTTCAAGAAAAAATGGACAGTGATCTCACTTGATTTACCAGGGCATGGGAAATCTGAAGGGCTGGAAATTCCTTTTAAAGACTACCTAAATGTTTTGTATGAGTTATGCAATTATTTAAAGTTTAAAAAAATAGTCATTTGTGGTCTTTCAAAGGGAGCTAGAGTCGGTATCGATTTTGCTACTCAATATCCAGACTTTGTTTCTAGCTTAATTGTTGTAAATGCATTTCCCTATTTGGAGCCTGAAGATCGAAAAAAACGACTTGAAGTATATGATTTACTTAGCTTACATGATAACGGAAAAACATGGGCGGATACATTGTTGAAGGCAATGGGGGTAGCCAGTAATGAAGTGATTGTCAGGGGGTTTTATCAATCTTTACAGTCTATTCATCCGGGTCATATTCAAATGTTATTTGCTAAATTAGTTGATTATGATCAAAGACCGTTTCTTTCAAATATTTCATGTCCTGTTTTAATTATAAGAGGGAGATATGATGATTTTGTGCCAGAAAAATATGTAAGAGAGTTTGAAAAATATATAAAAAATACAACTTTCATTGAGTTTAAAAATAGCGGGCACTTACCTTATTTAGAGCAGCCAATTAGCTTTAATGTTACGGTAGAAACATTTTTAAATCATGCGCTTAATTAA
- a CDS encoding CBO0543 family protein has product MDKLQKTTVKHSKKLNLPFLQRKMFSFEKTNNLFALVITILLSSIIGTCLDAFFVAKQTYSFPVRPFSSIFSVNIGFTLFVLPISTTIFIQISKTLSAVSRILFIILIGICASIFEQIAERFGFFIHSLDWNHTYSLFGYMIFFSFIWKVYDFIQK; this is encoded by the coding sequence ATGGACAAATTACAGAAGACTACTGTAAAACACTCGAAAAAATTGAACTTGCCATTCTTGCAAAGAAAAATGTTCTCCTTCGAGAAGACGAATAACCTTTTCGCATTAGTCATTACAATCTTACTCTCTTCTATTATCGGAACTTGCTTAGATGCTTTTTTTGTTGCGAAACAAACATATTCCTTTCCGGTTAGACCATTCTCATCCATATTTTCAGTTAACATTGGTTTTACTTTGTTTGTACTACCGATTTCAACAACGATTTTCATACAAATTTCAAAAACATTATCTGCAGTTTCTAGAATTCTTTTTATTATTTTAATAGGTATTTGTGCTAGCATTTTTGAACAGATTGCTGAAAGATTCGGTTTCTTTATTCATAGCTTGGATTGGAATCATACATATTCTTTATTTGGCTATATGATTTTCTTTTCTTTTATTTGGAAAGTATATGATTTCATACAAAAATAA
- a CDS encoding PhzF family phenazine biosynthesis protein produces MKISVYVASAFSKDHKGGNKAGVVFIENTLTTTQKMAIAKQLGYAETAFISESEIADYKFEYFTPKEEVDLCGHATIGSFAILMHLNKLFRNRYTIETNSGVLTITVKDDIIFMEQNKPIFYDVVSPNEFIDCFDMKAIDNTYPIQIVSTGLKDILIPIKSETQLHTLQPNFEKIKEISKYYNVVGMHLYTFNDNRIICRNFAPLYDINEEAATGTSNGALACYLYEQHNLQKEVYVFEQGYSLQSPSEILVKLATNSNNKIEKVYVGGKGYYCETKYLNVENIE; encoded by the coding sequence ATGAAAATATCCGTCTATGTTGCAAGTGCATTTAGCAAGGATCATAAAGGTGGAAATAAAGCAGGAGTGGTATTTATTGAGAATACATTAACCACTACTCAAAAAATGGCAATAGCCAAACAACTGGGCTATGCGGAAACCGCATTTATATCAGAATCTGAAATTGCTGATTATAAATTTGAGTATTTTACACCAAAAGAAGAAGTTGATTTATGTGGTCATGCCACAATTGGCTCTTTCGCGATACTGATGCATTTAAATAAACTTTTCAGGAATCGCTATACGATTGAAACGAACAGCGGTGTTCTTACTATTACCGTAAAAGATGACATCATATTCATGGAACAAAACAAACCGATATTCTATGATGTTGTATCTCCAAACGAGTTCATCGACTGTTTTGACATGAAAGCTATAGATAATACATATCCAATTCAAATTGTTTCCACGGGTTTAAAAGATATTTTAATTCCTATAAAAAGCGAAACACAATTACATACACTGCAACCTAATTTTGAAAAAATTAAAGAAATCAGCAAGTATTATAATGTTGTCGGAATGCATCTATATACTTTTAATGACAATCGAATTATATGCAGAAATTTTGCTCCACTATACGATATCAATGAAGAAGCAGCGACTGGAACTTCAAACGGTGCATTAGCTTGCTACCTTTATGAACAGCATAACTTGCAAAAAGAAGTCTATGTATTTGAACAAGGTTATTCTTTACAATCGCCTTCCGAAATATTAGTTAAATTGGCAACCAATAGCAACAATAAGATAGAAAAAGTTTATGTTGGCGGCAAAGGCTATTACTGTGAAACTAAGTATTTAAATGTAGAAAATATTGAGTGA
- a CDS encoding VOC family protein — MKNWVKFRIARPTDQFEEVTTFYEKGLGLKRIGEFYDHEGYDGVMFGLPDEEYHLEFTRHIDGSPCPAPTKDNLLVFYMREDSEMKKVSKRLHGLGYDEVEPENPYWKDKGVTIEDPDGWRIVLMKIEE; from the coding sequence ATGAAGAATTGGGTGAAGTTTCGAATCGCACGTCCAACTGATCAGTTTGAAGAGGTTACAACATTTTATGAAAAAGGATTAGGTTTAAAACGTATAGGTGAATTCTACGATCATGAAGGTTATGATGGGGTCATGTTTGGACTCCCAGATGAAGAGTATCATTTAGAATTTACAAGACATATAGATGGAAGTCCTTGTCCAGCTCCGACAAAAGATAATTTACTTGTATTTTATATGCGTGAAGATAGTGAAATGAAAAAAGTGAGTAAAAGGCTGCATGGATTGGGATATGATGAAGTCGAACCAGAGAATCCATATTGGAAAGATAAGGGGGTAACGATAGAGGATCCAGATGGCTGGAGAATCGTGTTAATGAAAATAGAAGAATAG
- a CDS encoding DUF2515 domain-containing protein, producing MYRSNSNHTYNGPSKALPLFLFDVKNELKQKSNLIHSGTMYKLTKEEQLIINNIKMQTEQLNKNNVTRTRAYYQFYVQYPEIHWALLGHMVSRNGGWNMTDLKGDLYTKILSEKDQITFFSFLEIGNWLIFQDVYPQFLLYEQSVKRSQKLFHLLPHLNVSTFMETMWNDFWKTGNKKTLAIATIINEQNYLEKRVIQNVHFKKTVLNSIGFKLFDFFQFNHILFPFYANDKKEKVLLFGDTMKHFTSLHERILIGKRLYSLLFRDTHVLSQVISWAQHHPHTGSRKDYWPHLFSSVNESFSREFYKRRIKKCQLRNGAYRIYSPALIYAWRNIEHEEVDSEDWFTDWQVVNYLVDKEENINGQITEDYCKTLEKIELAILAKKNVLLREDE from the coding sequence ATGTACCGAAGTAATTCAAATCATACATATAACGGACCTTCCAAAGCACTGCCTCTCTTCCTATTTGATGTAAAAAATGAATTGAAACAAAAAAGCAACCTCATTCATTCTGGCACAATGTATAAATTAACGAAAGAAGAGCAGCTCATTATCAACAACATAAAAATGCAGACAGAACAGCTAAATAAAAATAATGTTACAAGAACACGTGCATACTACCAATTTTACGTTCAATATCCAGAAATACATTGGGCACTACTTGGGCATATGGTTTCACGTAACGGCGGTTGGAATATGACTGATTTAAAGGGCGATTTATATACGAAAATTTTATCAGAGAAAGATCAAATCACATTTTTTTCTTTTTTAGAAATAGGGAATTGGCTTATTTTTCAGGATGTATATCCTCAATTTCTGCTTTATGAACAAAGTGTAAAAAGATCACAAAAACTATTTCACCTTCTCCCTCACCTAAATGTTTCTACATTTATGGAAACGATGTGGAACGATTTTTGGAAAACAGGCAATAAAAAAACATTAGCAATTGCAACTATTATTAATGAACAAAACTACTTAGAAAAAAGAGTGATTCAAAATGTACACTTTAAAAAGACTGTACTAAATAGTATTGGATTTAAACTATTTGATTTCTTTCAGTTTAATCATATCCTTTTCCCATTCTACGCAAATGATAAGAAAGAAAAAGTATTACTATTTGGTGATACAATGAAACATTTCACTTCCTTACATGAACGGATCTTAATTGGAAAAAGGTTGTATTCATTATTATTTCGGGATACACATGTTTTATCTCAAGTAATAAGCTGGGCCCAACACCATCCTCATACAGGATCAAGGAAAGATTACTGGCCTCATCTATTTTCAAGTGTGAATGAATCTTTTTCCCGTGAGTTTTATAAACGCCGAATAAAGAAATGCCAGTTGCGTAATGGCGCTTATCGTATATACAGCCCTGCACTCATCTATGCATGGCGAAATATAGAGCATGAAGAAGTTGACAGTGAAGATTGGTTTACGGACTGGCAAGTCGTAAATTACTTAGTGGATAAGGAGGAAAATATAAATGGACAAATTACAGAAGACTACTGTAAAACACTCGAAAAAATTGAACTTGCCATTCTTGCAAAGAAAAATGTTCTCCTTCGAGAAGACGAATAA
- a CDS encoding YfmQ family protein, whose amino-acid sequence MTTWFIVTLFIFGAIKVLVSSMPTSVVESIISRFELHQKLEEENTSISIDGKNIEGETKLQVIHEFNEALFLDKHYFPPRGEGTPIVINTKKGNKEIRFSLYSHEEHVDVIKQYKKKIVAYRLRSKSLQNPTSLMVTEDYA is encoded by the coding sequence ATGACAACATGGTTTATAGTTACATTATTTATTTTTGGAGCTATCAAAGTATTAGTTTCTAGTATGCCCACTTCTGTTGTAGAATCAATTATTAGTAGATTTGAATTGCATCAAAAGCTTGAAGAAGAGAATACCTCTATATCGATAGATGGAAAAAATATAGAGGGAGAGACGAAACTTCAAGTTATTCATGAATTTAATGAGGCTCTATTTTTAGATAAACATTATTTTCCACCACGCGGGGAAGGAACACCAATCGTTATTAACACGAAGAAAGGGAATAAAGAGATTAGGTTTTCTCTGTATAGCCATGAGGAACATGTTGATGTAATAAAGCAATATAAAAAGAAAATCGTTGCCTATCGTTTACGTTCAAAAAGTCTTCAAAACCCTACATCATTAATGGTAACCGAAGATTATGCTTAA